Part of the Myxosarcina sp. GI1 genome, TTTGTACATTGTACGCTTCTAAAATTTGCTCGAATAAGTAATAAGTATCAGAAGCTTCTATAGAAAAAGGCATACCCAAGCCATAGATCTCGGGTTGTTTTTGATAAATACTCGTATGTACATCTCGCCAAAAATCCCAAAACTCATTCCACTCAAGTGGTATATCATCAGGTTTTTTCTCCACTCGCTCTAACAAGTCTCGCCAATAAAAAATGTGAATTGTGGCTTGATGAAGTGGAACGCTATAGTAACTGTATTTTTTTTCTACGTTATTGTATAAATAAGCAGATTTTCTAGCTGTATCGGTATACGATTGCTCGACAGGTTCGATTACATCTGAAACATCTGCAAGTTCTCCTTGTAAAGCCAGTAAGGGATATTCGGCACGGCTAGAAAACAAAACATCTGGTGGATTACCTGCTTTGATAGCTCTCTGTGTTTTTTGAGCTATTTCATCGGCGACATAAAAACTTAATTTTGCTTTTTCGCCACTTTTTTGTTGCCAGTTATCGACAATTTGCTGCAAAATTTCATCTTCTTCAGCAATATAACCTTTATCCCACCAAATTTGTAAACCGTTTTCTCGCTCTAGCGATCGCTGTTGTTCTATTTGCGTATTTTGCAATTTAGGCTCGGAATTACAGGCAATAACCAGCGCGATAATTGCGATCGCTAGAACCAAATGGTAGCTTGGTTTTTTAGTCATTTTTTTAGCTTAGAAACATATATAGCAATCCTAAATGATTCATGAAAAAGAACCGTATAGTGAAAGTTTGGGAAAATCGAAAATTTGGTGTTCGGTAGCTAATTCAAATAGTCTTTTAGCGATCGCCAATGAAGAACAAATAGAATAAAATTCCCGTACAAAACGTTTTGCGCCCAACCACACATCTTCAATGGGATTCTGTTCTGGGGCGTTAGGAGCAAAGCGGATACAAGTAACCTTCCACTCTTTAGGTTCAAGTCCTTGATTAACTGAATGGAGATAACTTTTTACTGCTTTAGAACGATGATAACTCGCACCATCCCAAATTAAGGCAATACGGCTTTGAGGATATTGTGATTGTAGATATTTGAGAAAAGCTATAGTACATGAGGATTCTCCTTTCTCAAAAGCCTGAACCAGCATCTTTTTTGTCTGTAAGTCAATTGCTCCATAGTAGGTCTGTTTTTGTTTTTCATTGACTATCGGTACTTTAATTCTTTGGCTGGTTTGACCCCATAGCAGCAAGCAGAGCTTGCAAGCGTCGCTAGACGCGACTTGAGCCGAGAGGCTCTGCGCCACAAATATCACCCCACAACAAATGACACTCATCTTGAAAAAAAACTTTTAGTTGACCTGATGCGATTTTGTTGCGATTCGCTTCCAACCAAAGTTGAATTTCTGTTTTTTTTGCTCCACTAACTGAGGATTTTTACGGGGATTAGACTTTTGAGTTTTTTTCCAACTAATTCCCGCCTCGTGAAATAGACTGTAATAGCTCTGAAGACTAGCAAACACCACGTCGTATTTTACTTCTATTCGGGTCTGAAGTTCTGATAGCTGCCAATAATTTTTCTGCTGAAGCCAACCGATAATTTCTTGTTTTTGCTTGGTAGTTAAATAACCCTGAGAGCCTTTGTGCTTTAGCTTTAGTCCTTCAATCCCCTCTTTCTTGAACTTTGTCTGATAAGTGCTAATAAAACCAACTGAAACTTTTAAGACCTCTTTGATTTGACTATAAGGATAATTCTGTCGAACCATTTGTACTGCTAAGGCTCGTTTGAGTTCTCTGGGTTCTCTACTGCTTTGGATAAATTCGGTTAGTGATTCCATTTCTGTTGTTGTTCAAACTTAAGCTTCTCTTTTATTATCCACACCCATCTTCTCATTCCTTCTTTTGTTCACAATTGATTTAGGATTGCTATAGTCACTATATAACTATGTATTTAAAAAAAAATTGAGTATTTTCGTTCTACAGCAGTTGAAACTAGTTTTCTATAGCTACAGTACTATAAAGCACTGCCATTTTATATTTCAAAAATTTTCAATAAAATAAAAACAATCGTTGTGAAATATCTTAAAAGTAAGAAATATTGCTTAAAAATAAAGCTTTCAATATAGTTAACTGCGTTTTACCCAACCATATTTTTTCATCGAATAATACTATGTTTTGGTATTATCGTTCCATTTGGCATAATCGCACCGCTAAGCTCAGCACCTGTAAAACTAGCACCAGTCAAATCCGCCCCGTATAGATTAGCTTTGGTCAAATCTGCACCTCTTAAATCAGCGCCTCTTGAATTTGCACCACGTAAATTTGCTCGAAACAAATTGGCAGCAGTTAAATCAGCGCGGAATAAATTAGCTTTAATCAATATGGCTGCTGGCAAATCTATGCCTTCAAGAACTGAAATACTGAGATTGGCATAACTTAAATTGATTCTCGCCAAATATTTCCAACTTAGATCGCAGTCATAAAGATCGATCTTTTTAAAGTTATGTTTTCCTATAGCAAATTGTTCTAATAAATCTCCAGCTTTCATAGTTTCAAGTAAATTGCGATCGAGTTTTGTCAATTTACAAACTAAGCTGCAATCGAGAATAACTAGAGAAAAAACTCAATTACTTAGTAGTTAATTTACTAATAATTAGCGATTAAAATTGTGCCTAACACCAATAAAAAAACGCCTAGCGATCGCATCCAACCAATCGGATGAACTTCCAGTCCCAGCCAGCCAAAGTGGTCCAACAACATCGACATCACTAACTGTCCGAAAAGATAATAAGAAATCCATCTTCCCGCACCAATTTGGGGTTGAATGACTAAAGCTGCTGTTACCACAAATGCTCCAATTGCCCCTCCACCCAACCACAACCACCAGGGGATAGAAAATAACCGCTCTACAGAAGGAAGCTTGGAGTTTAATAGTAAATTGATACCAGCAAGCAAGATAGTTCCGACAGCAAAAGAAACAAAAGCAGCTTGCAGTGGGTAATTCAAACTTTGAGCGACTTTACCATTTACCGAAGGTTGGATAGCAAAGGCAACTCCTGCGAAAATAGCGCAGATAACATAAATAAATTGCATAAGGTAAGTTTTAGTAATTGGGGACAGTATTAGGCAAGGTTAAGAACATTGGTAGCAGTTGATAACCTGCCAGATCCACTCGACCTGTAAAATTAACTTTATATTTTCCTAATGTTTAATGCTGTTGTATTCAAACAGCAAGTGCAGCGATCTTTTGATTATTGCAATTAGGAAGTATAGAGCCAAACGCTCGCTAATAAAAGCTTTACTCGAAAATAGTTATATGAATATTCGTACTGTTTCTACCACTCCCTTTGACGACCAAAAACCAGGAACCTCTGGTCTGCGTAAGTCTGTAGAAGTTTTTCAGCAGCCTCATTACTTAGAAAACTTCATTCAAGCAATTTTCGATGCCCTAGAGGGCTGTGAAGGACAAACCATAGTTTTAGGTGGTGACGGGCGCTACTACAATCGTCAGGCAATTCAAATTATCCTCAAAATGGCTGCCGCTAATGGTATCGGTCGAGTTTTAGTAGGACAAGGCGGAATTATGTCTACTCCCGCAGCTTCGTGTATTATTCGCCAATATAAGGCTTTTGGCGGTATTATTCTTTCTGCCAGTCATAACCCTGGTGGACCAGATGGCGATTTTGGAGTTAAATACAATGTTACCAACGGCGGTCCCGCACCAGAAAAAGTAACCAGCGCAATTTACGATCGCACTAAAGAAATTGACAGTTACAAAATCTTAGAAACCGATGATGTTAATTTGGACAAGCTAACGGTAATGCGTCTGGGAGAAATGGGGGTAGAAGTTATCGATCCCGTAGAACCCTATGCCCGTTTGATGGAATCTCTGTTCGATTTTGACAGTATTCGGCAGCTAGTTAGACAAGACTTCCAGATGTGTATCGACTCGATGCACGCCGTAACGGGTCCCTATGCTAAAAATCTGTTTGAAAAACGTTTGGGTGCGCCTCAAGGTACGGTGCAAAATAGCGAACCTTTAGAAGATTTTGGCGGCGGACATCCCGACCCCAACTTAGTCTACGCTCACGACCTGGTAGAAATTATGTTTGGTGACGATGCCCCAGACTTTGGTGCGGCTTCCGATGGCGACGGCGATCGCAACATGATTTTAGGCAATAATTTTTTTGTTACTCCCAGCGATAGTTTGGCAGTATTGACCGCTAACGCCAAACTCGTACCAGGATATAAAGACGGACTTTCGGGAGTAGCGCGATCGATGCCTACCAGCGCCGCAGTAGATCGGGTTGCCGAAAAACTAGGTGTAGAATGTTACGAAACTCCTACAGGATGGAAATTCTTTGGTAATTTGTTAGATGCCGATCGCGCCACCCTGTGCGGTGAAGAAAGTTTTGGTACTGGTTCTAACCACGTGCGTGAAAAAGACGGACTGTGGGCAGTATTATTCTGGTTAAATATTTTAGCGGCAACTGGCAAATCAGTCGAAGATTTGGTTCGCGATCACTGGAAAACTTACGGACGTAACTACTATTCCCGTCACGACTATGAAGAGGTAGACAAAGAACGCGCCAACGAACTTTTTGAGAGATTGCAAGGTATGCTCGATGACCTGAAAGGAAACACTTACGGCAACTATACTGTAGATTATGCCGACAACTTTAGCTATAACGACCCTGTAGACGGTAGCGTTAGTAAAAATCAGGGGATCAGAATCGGCTTTACCGATGGTTCGCGGATTATCTTTCGTCTATCTGGTACGGGAACTAAAGGAGCGACTTTGCGTTTGTACCTAGAAAGCTACGAACCCGATGCTAGCAAACACGATACCGAAACCCAGACGGCTTTAGAACCTTTGATTGAAATCGCTCAAAAGATCGCCCAAATTCGCGAATATACTCAGCGAGATGAACCTACTGTAATTACCTAATGATTTCAGTCTCAACTTAGTTAGAGGCGTTTTCAGTCTCTAACTGATGCCAATTTTTAAAAAGGAATTTCAACACCCACACTAGATTTAAAGTTGCCATTACGATCGAAATTACCATCTAACTTTAGCGAACCATAACCAGCTTTAGTTTTCCAAAAAGCACTGCTACTAGTCCAGTCGGTATGGTCATCGACATTAGCACTAACTCCCAAAGAGCCTATCTTGGTATCTGCACCCAAACTAATACTGCCACCAGTAAAATTGGTATCTTCGTCAAAGTTGCCGTTGACTCCCAAAGAGGCAAAAGAAATTTTAGTTTTGACAAAAGCACTACCGCCTACAAATCTAGTTTGGTCATCAATTTTGGCACTACCACCAAACGAAGCAATATTAGTTTCAGTGGTTAAGTCGGCATTACCTCCCATAAAACTGGCAGTATCGCTTAAATTAGCACTAACTTTTAAAGAACCCAGAGGAGTTTTGCTTGCCAAGCTAGCATTGCCTCCTGTAAAGCTAGCGCGATCGCTCAAATTGGCATTGATACTTAATGCACCGAGTGGAGTTTTGCTGGCTAAATTAGCATTACCTCCTGTAAAGCTGGCGCGATCGCTCAAATTAGCATTGAGCTTCAAAATACCAATAGGTGTTTGATTTTCTAAAACAGCTTTAGCTCCCATAAAACTAATGCGATCGCTCAAGTTAGCATTAATACTTAGTGCGCCCAAAGGAGTTTTGCTGGCAAAATTAGCATCACCACCGACAAATCTGGTTTGGTCATCGATTTTGGCATTGACATTTAACGCACCGACTCCATTTAACGCACCGACTCCGATATCGTTTTTCCAGAAAGCTTGTCCTGCTTGTAGATGAGCCCGATCGTTAAAATCGCCATTTAAACCAACTGTGCCTATCCTGGTTTGAGTTTCCCAAGCAGTATTTCCTGGTGTAAATTCATATTTATTTCGATTATCTAAGTCATCTTTAGTGATGATAAGTGGAATAGTTCTGGTTTTTAGGAAATAGTTATTTAGGGTAACTCCCTCGGCAAATCGTTTTGAAGCGTTAGATCTAATGTAGGTTTTTCGATATTCTGTAGCGATCGCTCGTTCGCTATTGGGCAGGGCAAAATTTTCGTTTATCTTTACTGGTTTGAGAAAAACGATTTGAGTCTCTAAAAGAGTTCCTGCCGCAATTAACCACATGACTAATATCTATAGCTACATTTATGTTTAAAACTTCAGTTTAATTCCTTGCTGACATAAACGCTGCGATCGCACTCACTAATTTAATTATAATTTTGCTAAATCGTAAACTCTGCCATAATGACCATTTTGTAAAATAAAAGTAAATTGTGATTTGTACAAAAAGTCTAATCAAAACTACGCACAAAATTTTTAATTGACTGAAAATAAAGCGGATGATCTTGAAAAGCCGAGTCATAGTGTCCGCCATCTGGAACTAAAACAAGCTGTTTGGGTTCTGAAGCAGCAGCAAATAGTTCTTTACTCATGGTGTAAGGTACTACGCGATCTTCTGTTCCGTGTATAAATAGAACGGGCATAGATAAAGATTTAATTTTGGCAATTGAATTAAAGTGCTGATTGACTAAAAGTTTGAGGGGAAAAATAGGCGGCAAAGAAGTTTTATTCGTCATATCCACAATTGAAGTAAAAGAACTTTCCACTATTAGTCCTAATGCGTCGGGATGTTTACTAGCAAGTTCGATCGCCACTGCACCACCTAACGAAAAACCATAAATTAAAATCTGACTGGGTTTTATTTGTTCTTTTTCAGTTAAATAGTTCCATGCTGCTTCAGCATCTTGGTAAACTGTCTTTTCAGTCGGAAACTTCCCCTCGCTAAATCCATAACCGCGATAGTCAACAATTAAAACCGAAAAACCTAAATCGCGTAACTTAATTGCTTTTTGAATATTCCAGCTAATATTGTCACCGTTGCCGTGAAAATAAACTAGCCATTTAGACTTTTGTTCGGTTTTAGGTGCAGGGAAGAGCCAGCCATTTATTTTCTCTCCAGTATCAGAAACTGGTATAAATAAATCTCGATAAGGTACCCCATATTGTTTGGGAGTTTCAGAAATTACTTTTACGGGAAAAAAAATCAGGCGATTTTGGAACAGCCACAAACATAAACAACCTAATCCATACAAACCCAAGACAATTGCCGCAGTAACAATAATTAACTTACTACTATAGGTTCCTAAAATCTTGAGCATAAATATTTAACAAGTGAGGGTTTTACTTACCAATAAGTTTAACCGCACCGATACCGCCAAAATATAACCCCAATACCGCACCAGCAAGCAAAGACTGAGTTAGAGGATCGGTTGAAGGAGTAAGAATTGCACCCAATACGACAGCACCTAAAACCACAATGCGCCAACCTGAAATCATTTGAGCGGAAGAAACAATACCCAAAAAACCTAAAATAAGCTGAATTACGGGAATTTGAAACGCTAACCCCGTACTAAACAGCAGCAGCAACACGAATTCAAAATAGCGATCGATCGACCAAGACTGCTCGACCACATCACTACCGTAGCTGATAAAGAAATTAAGCGCGGCAGGAATTAAGGCAACATAGGCAAAAATCAAACCAGCAAAAAAGAGAATGCTAGAGCCAAAGATAACGGGAGCGAGTAAACGTCGCTCTCTCCTGGTCAATCCTGGTAAAACAAACTGCACGACCTGATAGAGAATAAACGGAGTAGATAGTACCAAACCGCTATAGCCAGCCACCTTAATCGAAACAAAAAAGAATTCTCCTGGTGCAAGCTGAAGAAACTTAACTCCCCGTGCTGGAATTTCCAACCAGCGTACTATCGGTCTGACAAATACAAAACAGCCAGCTACTCCAATTGCGACTGCAATCAAAGCATAAAAAATGCGCATCCGCAGTTCTTCTAAATGGTCGAACAACGACATTTCCACTTCATCGGGAAGTTCGTCTAAATAAGCATTGCTGTTTTTATCTTCAGTTGGAGTATCTAGCTTGGGTGATGACATAGAGCGTTAAATAAAGCTTTTTATCTATCTTAAGATTATAAAAACTAAAAGCAAACAAGATATAGCAATTCTCGATTTAGTGTTGTAAGGCTTGGTTATGTTTGATAAAAAATAAAAAGGATTTTGACTAGTAGACTAATCAAAATAATTGCCAGAAAAATTACTCCCCCGTATTTTGCGAGGAAGACTCTGAATCTAGAGGAAAAACTAAAAATCTCAAGTGAGAACAATGGAACGACAGCAGTGGAGGGGAAATCAATATCTGTCAAAAAGATTTTGACATTTACATATATACGACAAAAATGTTATTTTAAGTGACCAACGATGAAAATAGGATTAAAGAAGGCGAATTTATTTAAGATTGTTTATTATCAAATAATTAACGATTGTATATTCAAAATAGGGTAGCAGTAACAAAAGCGTAAGGGAAAAAATTAATAATGAAAACACTGACTAGTTGGAACAAAACCATAGGTTCGCTTGCGGTTGGCATATTATGTTTGGGTGCATTAGGGCAAAAGGCTGTGGCACTTCCAGAAGAGACAGTACTAGAAAAACTCAATCCCGTACCTGTGTTTACCATTGCTGACGAACAAGGTGCGCCTCTGGTAGCTTCTGGAGAAAACGATGCTAAAGTAGCGGGAGTGTTTATCAGTCAGGAGGCGGCTAACAATTTTGTCAGCCAGCTACAGACTAAAAACCCAGATTTAGCCAACAAAGTTAAAGTAGTTCCTGTTTCTCTAGGAGAAGTATACAAGTTAGCCGAATCCAACCAAAGTCAAGAAAATGGTCTTAACTTTGCTTATGTACCTGATGAAGAAGCGGTAAATTCTGCCAAGACAGTTTTAGACCAAAGCGGACAAACTTATGAGGGGGGAGTACCCTTATTTGTTGCCAAAGGCGGACAAGATGATGGTTATTTGACTATAGAAAGAGATTCCCAGCAGGTTATTCCCTTCTTTTTTGAGAAGCAACAGTTAGAAAACATGGTGGCAAAGTTTAAAGAACAAAAGCCTGAGGTAGCCAACAGCGTCAAAATTGAAGTAGTTCCTTTAGAAGGTGTAATTTCCACTTTGCAAACTAGTGACGATGAAATGCTTAATAAAGTTGTTCTAGTACCCTCTACTGAATCTTTACAATTTCTACAGAATAATGCAGCCCCAGAACCAGGCGCACAACCAGCACCAGAAGCTCAACCTGCCGAATAAAAGTCGGTTTGAGATTTTAGGTAAAGAGCTATATCTTTGGCGAGATCGAGCTTTAAAAGAAGCGATCGCTAAAGATATAGCTGTTGGGGAAGTAGATTGGCTGCTGCGTGAAACTACCAACATAGATACTCTATCTTTGCGTTTAAATTCGTTTCCAGATCGAATTTCTGCGAGCCTACCTTTAGTCAAACTAGCTGAATATTGGCAACAGCGTTTGGAACTCAATCTACCCGTACAGTACATAGTAGGTGCTGTTTATTGGCGACAATTTAAGTTAACTGTTACTCCTGCGGTCTTAATTCCCCGTCCAGAAACCGAATTAATTATTGATTTAGCATTGAAAGCAGCGATCGATGCCAACAATGGCGATACGGAACACTGGTTAGATTTGGGTACTGGTAGCGGAGCGATCGCTCTCGGTTTAGCTACTAGTTTTCCTCACGCTACAGTTCATGCTGTCGATTGCAGTCAAGAAGCTCTAGAAGTTGCCAGAACCAACGCTCGCTTATGGAATCTTTCAGAAAGAATTGAGTTTTATCACGGTAGCTGGTGGCAACCGCTAACGGCATTAAAAGGTAAAGTCAGAGGTATGGTATCCAATCCACCTTATATCCCCACAGCCGAGATAAACAACCTCCAGCCAGAAGTAGTAAAACACGAACCCCATCTGGCTTTGGATGGAGGCGAAGATGGTTTGGTAGCAATTCGTCAGCTAGTAGAAACCGCTCCCCAATATTTAGTCTCTGGTGGCATTTGGTTAGTAGAAATGATGGTAGGACAGGCAGCTACCGTAGCTTGGATGCTAAAACAGCAGGGAAGTTATCATAAAATCGAAATATTACCCGATTTAGCAGGAATCGAGCGTTTTGCTCTAGCCTATCGTCGTTAAACGTTTATTTTTTATGAGTGAAGTTTCTCAAACCAAGCTAATTGCTGGTGCGATCGCGGGAAAAGTAGTGAGTTTTCCTACCGACACCGTACCAGCTTTGGCAGTAAAACCAGAGTTGGGACAGTTAATTTACGACCTCAAACAACGACCCGCTCACAAGCCTCTAATTTTAATGGGAGCATCCGAACAACAACTATTACCATATATTACTGGTACGTCACGGGAGTTGACTATTTGGCGGGAGACAATGGCAAAATATTTTCCAGGTGCGGTTACTTTAGTTTTACCAGCCTCTTCACAAGTACCTAAAGTAATTAATACTGGCGATCCGACTACTGTGGGGATTCGCATACCCGATAGCGCGATCGCCAGATCTATCTTAGAAGAAACGGGCGTTTTAGCTACCACCAGCGCGAATTTGTCTGGGGAACAGCCATTAACGACTATGGCAGCAATTGCGGAGGCTTTTCCCCAAATATTGGTTTTAGAAACCAGTTTATATAGTCAAACAGAACTCATTGGTAGCGGTCAACCCTCTACCGTCGCCAAGTGGGAGGGCAATAGTTGGGTCATACTGCGTCAGGGAAAAATTTTGTTTGAAACCTAAAGCTCGTTTTTAGTGTTTACAATGGTGGGGAGTCAAATAAAGACTGGATATAAATGAATAAATACGAGCAACTAGAAGAAGAACTAAAGCAGGTAAAGCTAGCCTATCAAATGGCGGCTCAAATGAGCGAATTTAAAGCTAGTTTTTTAGCAAGAACTTCTCATGAATTGCGATCGCCTTTAAGTAGCCTAATCGGAATTCATCAGCTAATTTTATCCGACCTTTGTGAAAACCCTCAAGAAGAAAAAGAATTTATCGAACAGGCTTATCAGTCGGCGTTAAAGCTGATGAAATTAATTGATGAAATCGTTGCGGTTTCTAAAATCGAACACGGTAGCACTAGTCTTTGTTTTGAAACTCTACAATTAACCAAAATTTTTCATTGCGTTCGACAGTTGACTTATCTTCAAGCTGCCAATCGTAATTTGAAACTAACAGTAACAGAACCCGATCCTATTCTCTATGTATTGGCAGATCGCGCGCGTTTAATTCAGTTAGTTGCCAATTTAATCGATAGTGGTATTTCCTTAATGGATGGGGGAGAGATTGAGGTTACAACTGCTAGCAACGTTCCTAACTTCGTCGATATTCACATTGATTTGCAGTGTAGTGCCAATCTTTGGCTTGATAGTAAAGAGACAACAAACAACTGTAGCGATCGCAATCTTCTCAAAGAAATAGATACTAACGGCAGCAAAATGAAGTTGTCCCCCAAAATGAAATTTATGCTGTCACAAAGTTTGTTGGAAACTATGGGCGGAAGTTTAAAATTATTAGATTTATCATCTCAATCGAGTCAATATCTAACACGTCTAGTTTTATCGTGTAAAAAGGCGATTGACTATTCCAATTAGGAAGTCTAATAGAGTTGGCATAGCTCTATAATATTTGCAATTATGACCTAAAAAAAGCTCAAACTCTTTTACCCCCTAGCCTCGCATAACCTATAACTGTTGTATTCAAACAGGATTTGGGATAAAACCCAAACCCAAAAGTATACTTTGGCAATCAGATTTGATATAAATTACCCAAAAATCATACCTCGCAGACAATCCGTCAATACCTAACCAGAGTTTTGCCTTCAGGCGATCGAGTTAGCGATCGACGGACTGTCGAACTCAGGAATACTTAGACAATCGAAAAGTCTATATTTATGCTGCCAAGCATTTCGCCGCCAAGCCGATCTTGGGAATATAAATCGAAAGAGATGGTGTTTTCCCCCTGCAAGTCAATTCCTCCTTTAAAATCCTCCCCACCATCAGCACCGAATAGAGCATAGGGTTCAAAATTCTCTGTTTTAGTGACTTGACCATCATTTAGATTGAGAAATACGCTCTCCACCTCCTCAAAGTAGTTGCTATTTTCTGGGACTGTGGCAGAAATTGTCAGATTCTTATCGGCAATTTCGCTTGCCTGAATTTGCATACCATCTTTAAGAGATGCGATCGAGGTATCTTTGTCCGCATCGTAAAGCTCAATGGTCAGTCCTGTTTCTTTCGGTGTCGATCCAGAAATAGCCTCGCCTAGATCGAGCAGTTCATCGCGGGCAGCCTCGGCGGCGATCGAGTGACCGAGTGCGGTCGGGTGGAAGTAAGGGTCGAGGAACAGCGTCGAATGCTGCACTGCTGGATCTTCTCCAACAATTGCCTCATTGTATTTTATTGGTTCGCCGTTCACTGGTGTCTGGCTGCTTAACACTGGCTCGTCTACATTGACGAAGCCGTATGCTTCTGGCTCGGCAGCGATGGCATCGAACAGCGCGTTGGTGTCGAAGATCTCGATGTTCGCGCCCGACTCTGCTTCGTATTCCTCCAGCGCAGCCGTCAAACCCTGGTTGTAGTTCTCTACTACTGGCTCGAAGAACCCAGGCTCGACACCAAGGAGATCGAGAAACTCTCGATCGCTGAAGATCGGTGCCAGTTCGACTGGCGGTACGAGTCCGACTAGGAAGTTCTCGGCACCCAACTCTTGCAGGCTGGCAATACCATCGATGGTCGCTTGGATCGATTGCTGGGCAGCCTCCTCTGGGGCTACCCCTTCCTCTGGCGGTAAAGTTAGATCGTTGCCACCAAAGTTGACGATCGCTAAATCGTCTTCGGTAAACGTGCCATAGGTTTCCTCGAAGGTATTAATCTGACCTGCGAAGGTGTTCAATTCAGTAGCCTCGCCGAAGGGGTCAACAGGGTTGACCAAATTCCGCGCTGTAGCATCTAAGTAGCTAAAGTTGGTGTCCTGCTCGGCAGAATCCTCAACACCCAAAGCGCGCGCGAGGTAAGTAGTCCAGTTCAAGCCGTCGGTGAAGTTGCCAAGCGGTGAGTAGGGTGCTTCGTCGTAGGGTGGGTTCGCACCAGTGCTTTTGGCTACGGCGTTCTTACCAAACTCGCCGCCGTTCTCGGTCAGACGATCGCCAAACACGAATAAATCGTCAACCGTGTAGCCGTCCTCGCCGTTAGGTAGT contains:
- a CDS encoding SGNH/GDSL hydrolase family protein; protein product: PPADDLPVPEADAGVDLPDNAQANVPTSADEPPTDVPGFDPTMPPPDDFNANDFDPLDPTLPQGVEPSVLIPGPVDPVAPVITESNPFADYFDPFFGVYLPARGEEPVLPNGEDGYTVDDLFVFGDRLTENGGEFGKNAVAKSTGANPPYDEAPYSPLGNFTDGLNWTTYLARALGVEDSAEQDTNFSYLDATARNLVNPVDPFGEATELNTFAGQINTFEETYGTFTEDDLAIVNFGGNDLTLPPEEGVAPEEAAQQSIQATIDGIASLQELGAENFLVGLVPPVELAPIFSDREFLDLLGVEPGFFEPVVENYNQGLTAALEEYEAESGANIEIFDTNALFDAIAAEPEAYGFVNVDEPVLSSQTPVNGEPIKYNEAIVGEDPAVQHSTLFLDPYFHPTALGHSIAAEAARDELLDLGEAISGSTPKETGLTIELYDADKDTSIASLKDGMQIQASEIADKNLTISATVPENSNYFEEVESVFLNLNDGQVTKTENFEPYALFGADGGEDFKGGIDLQGENTISFDLYSQDRLGGEMLGSINIDFSIV
- a CDS encoding L-threonylcarbamoyladenylate synthase, with amino-acid sequence MSEVSQTKLIAGAIAGKVVSFPTDTVPALAVKPELGQLIYDLKQRPAHKPLILMGASEQQLLPYITGTSRELTIWRETMAKYFPGAVTLVLPASSQVPKVINTGDPTTVGIRIPDSAIARSILEETGVLATTSANLSGEQPLTTMAAIAEAFPQILVLETSLYSQTELIGSGQPSTVAKWEGNSWVILRQGKILFET
- a CDS encoding sensor histidine kinase KdpD encodes the protein MNKYEQLEEELKQVKLAYQMAAQMSEFKASFLARTSHELRSPLSSLIGIHQLILSDLCENPQEEKEFIEQAYQSALKLMKLIDEIVAVSKIEHGSTSLCFETLQLTKIFHCVRQLTYLQAANRNLKLTVTEPDPILYVLADRARLIQLVANLIDSGISLMDGGEIEVTTASNVPNFVDIHIDLQCSANLWLDSKETTNNCSDRNLLKEIDTNGSKMKLSPKMKFMLSQSLLETMGGSLKLLDLSSQSSQYLTRLVLSCKKAIDYSN